The following nucleotide sequence is from Aedes aegypti strain LVP_AGWG chromosome 3, AaegL5.0 Primary Assembly, whole genome shotgun sequence.
TGGATTGTGATGAATTATCCTAAACAATAAATTCTGCAACAATTCGAACTTATCGTTCTGCTTCCCACGGAATCCAGCTTTCCGGTCAACTTTCAGTGCATCCTGGAAGCATTTCAAAACGCTGGTTAATAGATAACGAGGTATTTTAAGCGACTCAGCTATGTTACGATGTTACCTGGACAGATTCTTCAAGCTTTAGTGCAAAATCTTTTCACGCAAAATGAGCGCTCAGAAATAGGAACACGGACACCCCTAACAAGATATAATATTTTACAAGCTCGTGAGGCTTTAATATTTTCCCCCTATTAATAACATCGATAAGAATATGCACTCGTAAATTCAGAGTATTTTGTTatgtattaaaataattataacagattgaaattttaaaagtctTAAGTGCGCAAAATATAGGACCTTTACGGTCCCATAAATGAGACATAAAGAACTACTTACGATGTTTCTTTAGCATATTTTGCTCATGCTTCTTGCTGCTGGACGAGAGTTTCAGATTGTGCATGTAGTTCTGGATGGTGTTCACCGAAGGCTGTCCCTTTGAAGGACCTATGGGCTGAGGATTTTTACTGGCTCGATTGTAGGTATCCGTTCCGTACTCTTGTTTGGATTGATGCTTTGACGAGTTGCCTGATTTGCTATGCATGGTGTTGGGCCCTCCGACACCAGCTGGCGTATGATATGCCGTTCCTCCGTCAGGCGATAACGGAGGCAACGGAGGAGACATAGAAGAAGCACTTTCTGACATGGTACTTTCCGGACGAATCATCATTCCTTTCATACCAGGTTCTAGGATGTTGCGAAGCTCTGCATCTACGACATCGATCTgtgaaacgaaaagaaaatgAAAATCCTGATCTTCACCCTTTCCCAGAGAAACCTTACCCATTCCGATTCCGATTTGCTTCGACTACGCTCGGTTTGTTCGACCGTATTCATATTGATCGACTGCTGGACAGCACCTTTTCTTCCGCTAGAATACGCAGCACTTCCTCGGCCTGAGTCTACGTTGGAGCTATGGTTCCCATTACGATCGTAATCCGAGCTGGAAATggaatcaatttgtttgcttccaTTGGAATTCATCTGAACGACATGCGACGAATCGGAAGCGATCTGCACCACTGTGTTGTTACTATTGTTGGCCTGATTTCCGTTGATCAAATGTGAAGGATTTGATGGTTTCTGTATGGATCTTGCTCCCGGAATTGGACCACTGGATTCCATAGGATTGTGGTTCTTATCCATATGTTCGTGTCCTCCATTGTAGCTGGATTCACCGATATTGATTGTCATATGGCTCGTCCCATGTGGCATCTGCTGTTGATGCGGAACAGAACTGTCCGAGTATTCTGCTAGAATTTTGTGTCTTGCTTGAGGAGTATGTTGGAAGTTCACTGGGTTCGTTTGAGGCGTTGATTGTCCAGTTTGAGGGTGATTATGACGATAGTTATGAACATAGTTCTGCTGTAGTTGTCGATTGTGCTGTTGAGCTGGGGTTTGAACAATCACTCTTGAATTGTTGTGTTGACGGAAACCCCCATCGTCACTATCAGTTCCATCCATTTGGTTGGGGAAATTCTGGGGTGTTCTGTTGACATCGATAGCAGTATTGAGCTGAGGTTGTGACATAGCTTTCATACTCCGGAATCCGGACAACGAATCGGCGTTGTATCCTTCTGCCGGATCAGCAAACTTCTTATGATAATACAACGGAGAATCACCTCTGGCATTTGAACTCCACAGATTGATATTGGATTGAGCGTGGTTCAGATTGTTACCTTGACTTACTCCAGGCATGTGGAATGATGACGATCCGAGACTGTCGTGCTGTTGTTGAAGCTGATGCTGAAGCAGCGACGAGACGTTGTTCAACTCGTCTTCAACTGCGTCGGGGCTATCCTTCTTGAACTTGGACGAAATCAAGTCCTTCAGCTTATGATAATTTTTCGACACTGAATTCTTCACCGTCTCCCTATCCTTAGAAAGTCCTTCGCGCTCTGCTAGAGCCGTAACATCTTCAGGCAAACGAACCGCGTTTCGAGGGATCGTTCCGGTTATGGATGAATGGATGACCTCAATTTGAGCCTGATTctgaatcaaagaaaataaatGAATTCATGAAACACAAATCATCAGTGTAATATAAAAGAAAATGTTGTCACAGTAGGCGATGGAACGGATTTTTTAGCCGACCGATACAAATTAAATTACATTTCAGAGAAAGTTTGCTCAGATTGTGAACCCTTTTGACAAATTCTTCCATAATTacataaaacatggtgaaacaTTCCTGTTTGTAAGCTTCGACATTGACTGCTGACGAGCGTAACGAAATGAAACTCTTCGCGCCCATTTGCAACAAGGCGGAAATTTTTCTGATGGACTTTGCATTCTGGTATCGATTTTCCGGCATAAAATTTCCCATCAAATTGGGGAAGAGATAGCTCGCGTAAAGGGATGTTTCATCTACAATATCAACAATAAGGCAAAAACCCTTTTCCGCTTGATTTCGTTTTGTTCAACGATTCGTTTGAAGCCGAGAATCATTGGAGGAGTGACCCCGTGAACATGATTGCTTGGATCGTTCATCTTTCGATCCCAGTTGGCGCACAgaagaaaatgaagaaaaaaaactctgatTTTGACACCTTCCCCCGAGTTGGGTTGATAGTGGTGTAAGATAGCGAAATTTCACCCTTTTGATGAATGAAGGAAGGAGGCCTCCGTTTTGGGAGAAATTAGCAACCCGCGTCCGATATCACGAATTGATAAGggtaaaattttgagaaattgttcTAGAGCAGCCTGATGGTGGAACAAATGAGGCGGAACGAACGAAAGTCGGTAATGTGATCAACTGAGAAGCGATGAGGGGGTGATTTGGTGGTATTTTCGCCAAAAACTTGAGAATAATTCAAACAGCAGGCCGTGGGTTTTGGGTTCAGTTTTCTAACAGAGCATGTCTTCGgcttgaaaattattttcaatgaaaCATCATGAAATcaagagaaaacacaaaaataGTTGTAGGATGAGAATGAAATAGCCGAAGGGTAAAAGAATTGCACTTCCTTAAAAGTAAACTGAAAAGAAACGCTCAACCAAAACTTTGTGCACTGAATCACAGGgcccagcaaaccagagatcatagAAAGTGTCATTTTTATAATCATACTAGTGGGCCctgcaaacttcgtcttgccatcaagtaggctgttgaaaaacgctatggatcgtcctaTACAAagtgacagttccgttcacactcgttttttcaacttttcctgTGAATATCCTggtatttttatacacacaaacacgtcggaacacttgaagaataaaacggaaaaataatcattcaaatcggttggcCCGTTTggaagtcatttcgtgacatacaaacaccactccatttttatttataaatcatATGAATGTAATGTTCAAGTTGTgatttgataaaacaaatttgcaATTCAAAGAAAAGAAATCGTTCATACATAATCATAGTAATTTATCTAGTTTGAATTTGCATGTTTTctaatttaattttcttttttgaataaataagtAACCTCCAATTgtaatttctttatgatttacGCTGTGCTTGGTatgattaaaataaaatttccaaaGTGAGATAACATATGAGTTTATATTATGTAGAAATCTTTCGGGGGAAGACCACACATTAAAacaatacagggtgtccgcaaattatccgaacagcagaAAATTTggaagatgatctcgcattgaaaacaatgaaaaatcaatgtccatgtaccttttataatacatctatatgttaacaaaaaatacaactttaaaaaatttcgaaataactgcttgttactgagataggcaaatttatatttttcggagacgtttttcctgagggccgctagtcatactggagatgtgttatccctaaaacctaaaatAGATGAACCCAAATgccctattattatttgaagtaatctacatgttagtggcttcaagttagactgaaaatagaaaatggtacggttcaaatccagtgagttctatggacatttctcttccgtcataaagctcggaaaacagctccttttaagacacctcaatacatttggattggttttgcaattatttaaAATCGTAAATGTATCAAACtcacttcttaagaatataataacccaatgtttaaaaccatgcaaaaatattgaatttattatgcttgattatatagagccatgtcttcaaagtttgtacggataatttgcggacaccctgtaatcATAAACTGATAACCATATTGACATAATGTTCAACAACATTTCACAGACGTCAATGAAAGATTGTGTTTCTCGTTAACTTTCATTGAAATCAATAATGGTACCAGAAATTGTAGTTAACTTCATAAGGAGAACAACTTCCCTTTGCATAAGCATTCCTCTGTATTTCCTGTAATGCTTGGTAAAATGTCATATAAATCATCAATATGGATAATGAATAATAGTTTTCATGACGCTAAATCTTGAAATCGCTAATGCTCACGATTCGAAATGGGGACTTGAAACTTTAAACTCATTGACTTAACCTTAAACAAAGTGGTCGCATGCTGAATATCATCAT
It contains:
- the LOC5564113 gene encoding GATA zinc finger domain-containing protein 14 isoform X1, which encodes MRVKTVRQIKNQRVNRKNQNEYAVENESFVSPAGPKFVNCMNPPYRMPPQPLGTYGVQNDHPIPGTAAATDGPHVLSPPLRTHSSKFPIERELVLSSNKNASKIPLMHDNRNTSIPLLNRSTVSAVGPDLPTKQTQAWNQAQIEVIHSSITGTIPRNAVRLPEDVTALAEREGLSKDRETVKNSVSKNYHKLKDLISSKFKKDSPDAVEDELNNVSSLLQHQLQQQHDSLGSSSFHMPGVSQGNNLNHAQSNINLWSSNARGDSPLYYHKKFADPAEGYNADSLSGFRSMKAMSQPQLNTAIDVNRTPQNFPNQMDGTDSDDGGFRQHNNSRVIVQTPAQQHNRQLQQNYVHNYRHNHPQTGQSTPQTNPVNFQHTPQARHKILAEYSDSSVPHQQQMPHGTSHMTINIGESSYNGGHEHMDKNHNPMESSGPIPGARSIQKPSNPSHLINGNQANNSNNTVVQIASDSSHVVQMNSNGSKQIDSISSSDYDRNGNHSSNVDSGRGSAAYSSGRKGAVQQSINMNTVEQTERSRSKSESEWIDVVDAELRNILEPGMKGMMIRPESTMSESASSMSPPLPPLSPDGGTAYHTPAGVGGPNTMHSKSGNSSKHQSKQEYGTDTYNRASKNPQPIGPSKGQPSVNTIQNYMHNLKLSSSSKKHEQNMLKKHLFGLDTDGASVTNTTRSLDLESLLGGPWDAGQSVSESETDGGLQQIRNQLEGLETMYSEVLKMLGNRMASNDISQRVNRRRRHGSLSSLPSSSVSGRPIRDRRRTDERRKVRDIRGINKRFQRLESHVVTLARSVAHLSSEMRSQHVVAQELEEIRNDMAMLRSQSMHHIPLNASAGAGAVGATGGNTSSKEPMNLTNPRRVKKLTKFFGEDPPLMKLFLKKLGYEKYASIFENERVGMIELPYLGEERLQKMGIPLGPRLRILQEAQISLCRDTTLCIV
- the LOC5564113 gene encoding GATA zinc finger domain-containing protein 14 isoform X2, with the translated sequence MNPPYRMPPQPLGTYGVQNDHPIPGTAAATDGPHVLSPPLRTHSSKFPIERELVLSSNKNASKIPLMHDNRNTSIPLLNRSTVSAVGPDLPTKQTQAWNQAQIEVIHSSITGTIPRNAVRLPEDVTALAEREGLSKDRETVKNSVSKNYHKLKDLISSKFKKDSPDAVEDELNNVSSLLQHQLQQQHDSLGSSSFHMPGVSQGNNLNHAQSNINLWSSNARGDSPLYYHKKFADPAEGYNADSLSGFRSMKAMSQPQLNTAIDVNRTPQNFPNQMDGTDSDDGGFRQHNNSRVIVQTPAQQHNRQLQQNYVHNYRHNHPQTGQSTPQTNPVNFQHTPQARHKILAEYSDSSVPHQQQMPHGTSHMTINIGESSYNGGHEHMDKNHNPMESSGPIPGARSIQKPSNPSHLINGNQANNSNNTVVQIASDSSHVVQMNSNGSKQIDSISSSDYDRNGNHSSNVDSGRGSAAYSSGRKGAVQQSINMNTVEQTERSRSKSESEWIDVVDAELRNILEPGMKGMMIRPESTMSESASSMSPPLPPLSPDGGTAYHTPAGVGGPNTMHSKSGNSSKHQSKQEYGTDTYNRASKNPQPIGPSKGQPSVNTIQNYMHNLKLSSSSKKHEQNMLKKHLFGLDTDGASVTNTTRSLDLESLLGGPWDAGQSVSESETDGGLQQIRNQLEGLETMYSEVLKMLGNRMASNDISQRVNRRRRHGSLSSLPSSSVSGRPIRDRRRTDERRKVRDIRGINKRFQRLESHVVTLARSVAHLSSEMRSQHVVAQELEEIRNDMAMLRSQSMHHIPLNASAGAGAVGATGGNTSSKEPMNLTNPRRVKKLTKFFGEDPPLMKLFLKKLGYEKYASIFENERVGMIELPYLGEERLQKMGIPLGPRLRILQEAQISLCRDTTLCIV